In the genome of Phycodurus eques isolate BA_2022a chromosome 11, UOR_Pequ_1.1, whole genome shotgun sequence, the window GacgacaggattttagccccgataagCGATCgcgggcgatttcccagatcggtccgacatattttgtcgagGACGCCAAAACTTGCTGCAGTGTGGCATGATCCAccaccaacgatttggccctacagtatgatgccaaaatgaaaaaaagatttttgggtGATATCTTCCATGTCGTGTGGCATATGAAGGACAACTCTCTGacatcgaccaataggattgcgtcttgtgaccggcgcatcgcctcccgtgctcgccgttgtcaacattcattcacgcgcacaaaccaattTTACCGACGCTTTCGAGCATGATTTCGACACATCGCCGGCACGTTTACGTACAAGCATTAGTGCTAGCACCAGCTTGCTaagctacataacattttgttgtctgcttgtgagcaggtacgtgaacatacctcaagcaatagTTGAATGAATGTCCTCTCTCAAGTACCGGTGACGCcaccacgtttttcctcattttgttctcaGATGTTTTGGGGCATGGCTCAAACAGGGCGCAGTGGCGCACCTTTGAGTTCAACCATTAAGAACTTGAGCCCCTATGTTCACATCAGCCCTTATGTAACACGAATGTCAAGTACATTTAGCGAGGCTCAGAGCTATGCCAACACCCCgtaaatgcatcttcccttcacATAGTCCGCTGGCATGGTCGCgtttagagcgcctcgtcgtTGGCCGCAAGTGTGTGCACACCACCCAGAGGAAGAGAGCAaggtaaaggggaaaaaaaataaaaactaaagtcCAACATGACAGCCAGCAAGTGGACCGGGTCTTCGCACTGGCATGGCAaatttagagcgcctcgttgtcacagCACGGAGAGGTCTTGCGACGACCCAGTGAGAGaaattccagccaccggaggctttgaGCAGAATTTGTTTTGCACCTTCGCCAAGTggggatgtgtaggcataagaatgatgttggatgaagtggcatccatttttccaggtcgtagtAGAGGATTTGATTGGCAGCTGGCAGTTGAGCGGGGCGTGGCTTCAGTGCAGAAAGGCCCACAGGGCTCGAGGGCGGTGGAAAgcgattttctttttcattttttttattcaaatcatctgtaatcGATTTACTTTAAAGggaaatgttgtaaaatgagtttgaaatgataaagtGTTTGGGGATTATAGTTTGCGGTACATTTACACTTTCCACTTCTCAATACAGGCAATTCGAAAACTATAGCGGGGGATTACTGAACGTTGCTTTACATTTACAACTGGCAGCCGTGACGGCTTTCCAAGCAGACCGGGGAGGCAAAATGATTCTTCATGCAGCccgcaccacaggataatcactcaggatcaACTTTACAGACATCCGATAATCGGGCCTTGGCCGACTTGGAGCGGAAGCTGCGTCAGGCTCGAAATCCGCAAGATTGTCGCGATGCGTGTTCTCCCCGACTCGGCGTTTGTTCTCCGCTTCCGCGTCGGCAGACGTCCTAGCGACCAACAGACTGCCACCCCGCCTCACTTTGGAGGTCTAACACGTCGCCAAATGTTTGCCACTTGTCGCTGGGGGAGGGGGCCCCGCATTTGGGGGAGTGAAGTGAGGACAGAAGGGAAGTGGAGAATGTGGGAGCAGGAACAAAACTCATCAGTGACTTGAAAAGGGAACACGTGACCATCGCAAAGCGCTCACGTTTGTGATTGTGAGTAAGCAATttgaaggaaagaagaaaaaaagaaaaagaaagaaagggcgCGTCGAGGGCGGAGGAGGGACCGCAGCGGTGGGTCCGGCCGGATCCGATTACATAACAGCGCCTCTGGACTCGGTGGGCCGGTCTGCACCAAACGAGAACAACAAGAAGAAgaccaagaaaaagaaaaagacgctGCTACTGAACTCAGACATGCACAAAAGTGCTGCCCACATTATTGCCCGTGTTGCGCAcaaggtcacacacacacacacacacgaccacGCCTGCACCACCATCTtcatcaccaccatcatcatcctcctcctcctcacccagcagatgaaaacaacaacatgcttcCCCTCCATCCTTCCTCCTTGATGCGAGGCTGCAGGAGGGAAAATGAAAAGATGCTGCTGTGACGCACTCGAGCTGGAGTTGAAGAGCAGCACGGAGGTTCGGATTGCGAGGAGGGAAGTGGGGGCaagtgggggggcggggggctccCGGACACTCATCCGGGGAGAGGGCGTCCCTCCTCGGCCTCTCTCGGCGCCAACACGCCTCCAACTTCGCCAGTGCGCGTGAACAGTCaaaacacgcacgcgcacattCGCGAGGCCAGCCGCGACACGCAGCAGCGCAGTCAAAGCGAGCGGTTCGGTTCGGTTCGGTTCTGTTCGGGACTCACCTCACCTCAAGGCCGACAGAAGCGCGGCGGCTGTGCTGGCTGTGCTGGTGAAGGTCGGTCGGGCCAGTGGTGCTGAAAACAATGCAGAAGCTCcgagcctcctcctcttcctcctcctcctcttcctcccgaGGACCAGACTGCAGAGTGGGGTGCGCTCGCTTCCGACACAAGGCAGCACCGGCGGGCGGCACCGGGTTACAAGCCCAAGCGCGAAAGTCCTCCGTCCTGGCAGGACCAGGAGTCAAACATCAAATCCAAAGAAAAGGAGATAGCTAGATATAGATAGGTATTTTATTCATCCACAAGAGAAAGTCCCAAATCAAAGCCGAAAGAGAATGTCGTCACAATGCAGGCACGCTTTTGTTCGCTTGATAATACCGCCAGCTGTCACGCACGGGCGGTGTTTCCGGGGACCCCTGCACGACGACTGAATCACGTGATCGTCGTGACGCAACGTCGACACAAGCGAGCACACTTCACCGCAAGGCTAACAAtgttagcaaaaaaaacaaagaaaggctAGGCTAAATTCCTCAACACTGACGCAATACGATCATATAAAACACAGAATATATGTACCCATTTAAACTACTACTATTTAACGTCACTTTTAACACACTTTCATCGTGAGCAAAAAATGCTACCATGACCTGTTAGCAAACTTTACGTCAGCGTGCTAGTGATCTTACCTTTGAATGAAATGACGGATCACTCCCGCGTCCTTCACAATTCGTAGCAATGTGCACAGTTTAAACTACTTTAGATTAATACAGTTTGACGTGTTTATacgttgcagtttttttttattcaccagTAACAGCTAAAACTGTTTAAAGATTCCGTGAACTTTCTACAACTACGCTTCCTACTACTATGCTACAGCAACACATTCGGCGGCTAGTTTATTCAATGTATGAGAAACAATTGTAgtttttactttattctttttaaactAAATTGCGTCAAATCAGAAAACTAATCAACGtgtattcttcaaaaagagaAGGGGCGCCACAGATTGAGGCGACTGTCTTCAGCCTACTATGGCTCCACCCGTCCGGGCAACGATGAGTAGAAAACAAGCGCCCCATCCAATAAATCAGTGAGAGGCAGgcgggggagagagagagagaggggtgggtggggggggggggggggagtaaggGGCTCCTGCAGAGATTGGATGAAGAGTCTGATGGTGGAAAATAgaaaaggtttgtgtgtgcgtgtgtgtgtgtgtgtgtgtgtgtggttgccaTGACAACGCATTATTCTGCTGCAAACTCCTAACTCTTGTGTTACGGAGTTGATATGTGTACAAAGTTTGTAAACACACAGGACAGGAcgtcccccccccacacacacagtaaaataatCTCTGCCTAAAACAACACAACTACATGAACAACAACACTACAACTTGATAGCATCTTTGTTACTCGCGATGCATTCAAGGACTGTGGGACATCCAAGTTTCCTTTACATTAGATTAGATAACCTTGAtcagtcccacaatggggacatTTGCATCATTTAAGCAGCAATGGTGGATgcaagaaataagaaaaaaaaaagagaaaaaaatacaaaaagaaaagtaagaaaataaaaacaaaaaaaggacaaaaaacaatcataaaagaaaagaaaaaggacaagAAACAAAGACGAGAAAAAAGTAAgcaaaaaagagacaaaaaaaacaagaccaaaaaaagaaacaaggacAAAGATACACAAAAGAAAAGGGACAAAaagagatttttaaaaaaatgaaattgttgtTCATTTATGGCATCCTTTTATTTTCTAGATGACACATTGACACGGGTTTGGTGCACAGGCACCAAATGTAGCTATTGGATAGCTATTACAGACGCTTTgcaaaaaattggaatatcatGAAAACGTTGATGtagttccataattccattcaaaaagttcaatttacacagattatagattcagggcccacaatttcaagtatttgtatttacataatttgggcttccagctcataaaagcCACAAAATCAGAAATTCATAAAAtgagaatactgtgaagaaattacCATTGACTTAGTTTttgcagaaaaaacaaagaaatgaggGTCTCATGAacaaatatggtactttcaaaacaatatgttaaccttcaatacttggttgggaatccctttgctggAATCACTGCCTGggtgcgccgtggcattgaggcaatcagcctgcgGCGTCGCCTGGGACTTATGCAAGCCCAGATTTCTTCTTTGCCTTTGGGTCTGGTggccctcattttcctcttgatcgTACGCCATCGATTCTCAACGGGGTTTAGATCGGGCGAGTTGGCTCGGCCGGTCCGGcgctgtgatggcatgggcatccaACTAGGTTTCGGTGCTTCTGACGGCacgggcaggggccaggtcctgctggaagatgagaTCCGCATCTCCGTACGGAtcttcagcagaaggaatcatcaagtcctctcaaacattctggtagactgctgCGGTGACCTTGgttttaagaaagcagagttgaccaacacctgcactggacgtTGCGCCCCAAATGACGACGCACTGTGGATATTTcgcactggacctcaagcagcttgggttctgttcttcaccagtctccctccaaacccttggaccttgattcccgaatgaaaagCTCTCTTTACTGTCATGGGAAAAGACGACCTCGGACCGCTGGTCCGGTCCTTCTTCTCCTCGGCCCAGTTGAGCCGCTTCCTACGTTTATAGAGGTCCGTATGTTTCTTTTGTACGCAAGCGTATTGCTGCCCCACCAAACACCCATACTTTTGTGATAGTTATGActaataaacataaaatatgtcaaacatttattgtaagAGTTGGAaagataaaatgaatgaaaagtgtGTAAAGTTGCTTGAATGTCGACCTGTTGCTCAGCAACCACTGTCAGTGCGTGTgggcgtgtgcgcgcgcgtgcgttgGCAGCATGGAGGAGTTTCTCGGTGTCAAACACTTGTGATGGAAAGAGGCTGGTTTCCATGGTAACAGCACCGGGATGCCAAAGTTGTTGCcgggtgaggaagaggaggaggaaggaaaagAGGAGGTCAGCTCTGCTGGATTTTGGGTGCGGGGGCGGAAGCCTGTGACGGTTTGCAGTGTGGCAACTTGCGCTGGAGGAGGAGCGTGTCGTGTTGTTGGCGCTGTTATATTTGGAGGTGTTGAGACCACATGAAGATCTCCGGACGAGCTCGGAAATATTGGAGAAGACGATGGCAGCGTAGTTATTCGCAACGCATTCACGGGCAGTCGGACATCCAAGGCTCTGTtggatgagatgagatgagatgagatgagatgagatgagataaCCTTAATcggtcccacaatggggaagcGGGCGCCGTTTCAGCAGCAACTATGGAAAcaggaaaaaagaaatgaaaaatgacccaaaaaaactcaagaataatgttacaaaaaagaaagaaggaaaagaaaaacaaggaagcaacaaaataaaacaaggatgaaaagaaaaataagggAAAAGTGAAGAACTGAAAGCTAGGTTAGAGGAGATGAGATGAAAGGACACAACCCTTATCAGTCCCACAAAGGCGAAACGAGCACCGTTCCAGACTGCAATACGGGAAAGAAacgagaaagaaaataacagaaaaaaagaaaaacaatgtgaaaaagaaaaaaaaaatagaaaaaaaagacccaaaaaaatgaaaaaagaagtaagacagaaaaaaagtcaaagaaaagaaaatacaaaaacgaaaaaaggaaagaaagctTGACAggtcagaaaaaaatggaggtGAGGTGGCATGAACTGAGATGCAACATTCACAGCAGAGGTCCCACTCCAACATCCATTTGTCAAACTCTTCTTGTTCAACACACCGCTAACGTAGCTTCACAGTGTTTAGACACGCACAATTAGCGTGTATACACACAgttttcatttggaaaaaaaacaacacttcatCAAAAGTGTTAAATTGGCGCAAACTGAAGTGGCGCCGAGAAACTGGTGACTTGACTTACGAGATTTTTTACATCCTTTGGATGACCttgttgctttgacttgtgagcaaaattTTGACATACGGGCACTGCACACAACAGGCAACATTTTTGGGTAATTACTGACCAATTGTTCAAAAAGATGCTTCAAGCAGGTTTTTGCTTCTCCCAGCTGAGGTTTACTCACAAACTAAACATaacacaaagagaattacactttgtgtatttcaaacaagcACATAGCTTAGCCATTCAGGCCGTTATCTTAGTGCTAACGCTAATTAGCATCTATGCCAGATGCTTTGACCCCTTAAGCAATGACTCAAACACAATCGGTGCAGCaacaacatgtagacagacaacataaCGGTACACACAGTCATATATTACTATATATTATCGTCtgtagacagacaacataaCGGTACACACAGTCATATATTACTATATATTATCGTCTGTGTTGAACGACTtaatattagtgctgtactgCGGAGCTGTAAGAtgtctccatgtacagtacactgtctgtcttatactggccccaggtggccaagatgGGCACACCGGAAGGTGCAGCACCATGGCCATCCATTGATGCGGTGGGTTTCTTTAGGAatctatttaatgatgtcatgaCTGTATGTTGTTACAAacgtgactgtgtgtgtgtgtgtgtgtgtgtgtgtgtgtgtggtcatgtgacagGAAGTCAGAAACTGAGGGGACAAACTCAGGTGGAGATGATGAACAGAAGCATGTGGAACTAACAGGAAGTCGAACAACAGGAAGTCGAACAACAGGAAGTGAAATAAAAGGAAGTCCACTAGGAAGCGAAGGCACACGAGTGGCCGAAAGGCGACCTGTCACACAGGTAGCGATTGGTCTTCAGTAGCGGGTGCCCAAGCCGCTCATCTCCAAGGCCGACAGCGACCGCTCGTTAGCGAACGACGTCCTCGTGATGCGACTGGCCGGACTGCCCGCCTCGCCGAGCCAAGGCTTCCTGAACGCACGGCAtgatgggaaaagaaaaagcttCCACTGTGGTGAGGGCTGCCATTTTGtgatgcgtgtgtgcgtgtagatTATAGGAGATTGGCGAGGATCAGGGTCACATCAGCATAACGGCGTCGCATCGAGCGCTTTGAGGCCGCTCGGCGTTAGCGGCGCCCCGCCGGCCGCTGGCCTACTTTCTCCTCTCTGATTGGTCCACGCGCAACCTCTGGTCAGCTTGACCTGCTAGACTGcccgtgcgtgtgcgcgtgcgcgcacacacacacacagctggcaATAAATGTTTGTAGGCTTTAATctaatgtgttatttttgtgtcaACAACATCCAACAGAAAGAGCAGATTATtactaatcatcatcatcatatttacaCTCAAGCCTCATTCTTTCATACGCacaaaatatgttgtttttttcctcattcaagTTTCAACTTGATTgagttttgggggaaaaaaaataaaactaaattccTTCTTTTCCGCCATGATTCCATCCATGCGCCCCTTCGCCCCCAGCTGGTTCCCAGGCCCGGCAGGAAGTGAGGTCACCGGAGAGGAAGGCGCCATCGACAGGAACGAAATGCACAAAAAGATATTTGACGGAAAAGAgctttacaaaacattttgccCGCTAACCCAGTTTTTAGAAAATAGAAGCTACTGAATTTCCATGATGAAGTTGATGTTTTAATATGACAAACAATGTACATAACGAATGAACATATCTTACCAATATGGAATGTTCGTAGTTAGTTCAACACATGACGTGAATCATGTGCAACCCGTGCAAATGTTCCAATGAAGTTCAAGGACTTCGTGTTCCCAGCGTCACACAAGGCACTTCAGTTACGCGGCGCCGCAGCGTGAACACTAGAGGGCGCAATGGGAAGGGCACGCACAGTAGCTAAGTATCGGCGGTCACGGTGCGTCGTATCGGAGGATTTCACCGAGCAAGTCCGAGTCCCGACTTCCGGTATCGGCGCGGCGTCACGTCGTCTTCGTCTTTTCCAAGGTGCCCTCCAGTGTTCGGACCGAACGGTATCGCTATCGATACTGTCGCTGCGCTCGGGTGACCGCAAGAAGTGGACTATTCTTATTGAATAACTGACTACTCGTACTCGTATTGATTTATGAATTATTGGTGAGCGAATACAAAATGGTGGCCGAACGGAGAGACCGTTAACAGACGCTAACATGTCGTCGAGTGTTGCGGCGACTTGTTCAAATCAAACACCGCAAATGGAGGCTTGAAAACGAGTGACGTCACCCAGCCGCAGTTGCGCCATCTGGCGGCAGGTGCGGGTGCCGCGTCACGCGGGCCGGCGAGCGATGACGTCACGTCAGCCGAGCGCTCACCGTCCAAAGTTGAGATcaagaagaaacaaaagaacTGAACTCACCATCCGGAAGCAAACACctgcgaaaaacaacaacaacaacaacgtttgATCCGAATccgaatcctctttatttgccaagtatgtccaaaaaacacacaagcaatttgtctccggtagtaggagccgctcgagtacgacaattggcagagaacactttggagacagaaagacattgacaaagaaaaaaaagaacagtcactgagcagtaaagggttgctagttgtctggtaatgccggtacatttttttttttttttttttttttgacaattgtgcaaaaagatgccgagtcctcgagcacttcgAGCGGTTCGAATGACTGAATAATGCAAAATTACGAAGCGGACCAAGTCACGCACGCACCTTGAACGTGTTCGAAGACTTCAAAGTCAACAGACAgcagctgacttcctgttgacATTTCCAcaggaaatggacaaaaatggacgagaggaggaagaggagggcgaggcctgatcccccccccccccactccgcTATGTGCGTCACAGCGCCCTCCAGCGCCGATGCTCTTTGCAGTCCTTCCAAACTACAAACATGTCCGCTACACGAGACCCAATCGTGACGCCGGACATGTCAAACTACACCAAACTATGACGTCATGTCCAGGACAACTACGATGCCATAGATTGAAGTCGATGTATCGAGCAAAACGGTGAAAGATTTGTGCGTTGGAAAAAGGTGTCTTGCAATGCTTTGCAAATTCATTTCATGATGCAAACTATGACGTCATTTAGCTTTGGTGTCACAGGaccccctcaaaaaacaaaactgcctTATGTCAAATGTCCCCTATATGCTTCTTATTCTATGAACTCTTAATATGTTTATTTTGGATGCAATGGTGGTTTTATGAAGTTGCTCCGCAATTCTCGACGATGTCACTTCTTCATCTCGCCTCTAGATGGCAGCGCGTCTCCAGCCGAGCTGCGTCAGCTGGCCGCCGGTCAAATAGGCGTCGTCATGGTAACGCATCATCGTCGATGACGACACGAAGTGAACGTCGACAATTCCAAATGTAAAGTGTAAGCGCGTATGTGCAGACGGAGAGAAAATAGAATAGCAACAGAGATTTCAAAAAGGAACATTTACTTTGAAATCACGTCACCGAAATAAACATGGCGGGAGGTGTCAGCTCAAGACCaaagtttcctttttttcttcca includes:
- the LOC133410053 gene encoding acylphosphatase-2-like, with the translated sequence MSTGSQLLSVDFEVFEHVQGVCFRMCDPDPRQSPIIYTHTRITKWQPSPQWKLFLFPSCRAFRKPWLGEAGSPASRITRTSFANERSLSALEMSGLGTRY